The DNA segment GAGCACCGTCCCTTGATGAATATTGTCCAGTAGCAATGTTAACCCTTGCTATTGTGCATTAGTCATGAGGAGAATGTGCATTTGTTATTACAGCTagtttcctaatgcatgtaaagcaaaactttggttggcttgcttgctttgtttgtaaaattgtttgtacaagatttgtaaataagattgacatctttaaacaatatatataggcatagtttaacctgtatatataaCAGGCGCGTAGCAACCCGTACGCAAAAACGCAGTTGCGTACACAtctaaaatttcacaaaaataaaaatgtggtaAATCAAGTAAGAAATAAAACTAATGAAGACAAGTTAgtaaaaactatttttgattttagtgCAAGACGGGTGCCTATTTCGTTCAACAAGttaatgtatggccttcaacaatatcTAATTTAAAGATGTAAAAGGTCCAGGAAaggacaaatgtaaaataatttaacagagaGTTCACTAATGACCTGATTTACATCATGTAGGTAAAATAAAACCATGATTCATGAAAACTGCATGTCTTCTGTTTGTGTCAttaggttgctgtcttattgtaATTATAATACTTATATCCTTTTTGGTGATTTGTGAATAAAAAAGCAATTTGAGTTGGTATGCCTCATATACAATTTGTAAAGTCCTagtttcattgataaaaaaaagaattttattttgtgttgaataacacttaatcatgttttgttaaGTATATTAcctataactttgtttcattgacttgtttcaaaatgaagtgagattctgactacgttttttttttgtgcgttgaatgaattttatcatgttttggtttatattatagtgtattgctatattttattatttaattgtttcagatcaaagggaccaagctgttaaaaacaattatcttttgtgtttttcttttaaaatatttaatcttttactcataccaagctataaataaatacattcagtatttacatcaaagcaattaaaacaaaaatcatgattttccaattattcaactggaatttgaattaaaattgggcgcgaacggaccttgggtgcgaacgtgcgaggtgcgaacgtgtagggtgcgaaagtatattgggcgcgaacggacctgtTACCGACATACCGTACGGATACACAGAACAGAAAGTACAATACCCATTTATTATCGTAGGTAGGGCACAACAAAGTCAAATCCATTTTTTATCTTCAATAgcattaaatcaaatttaataaagataaaattttaaaaatttactagTTAAAGGTAAAAAATGGTGGTAAAGCGAAGGTGTGGGGTGGTGGATCAGTACTTCgcggaaaaaaatgattttaattcaaattaggATTACggaaaacaaaaactttaaaactgaAAGCATGGAAAATACgcacttttatttaaattttggaacATGTAACTTGTTGAACGAAATAGGCACCCGTCTTGcactaaaatcaaaaatagtttttacTAACTTGTCTTCATTAGTTTTATTCTTACTTGATTtaccacatttttatttttgtgaaattttcgATGTGTACGCAACTGCGTTTTTGCGTACGGGTTGCTACGCGCCTGATTACAATGTCTAAATTTAAGCTCCAATGAAATCTTCACTTTAAATAACCCACCTCTAATAAATATACTAGGCCGGGAATTTTTCATACGTTTTTAAATATAGTGCTAGGTgctagttttgtttaaaactgGGATATGTATTAAGACAACAGGTATGTTCGaaatgtaatatttcaaatcaacCGCAAGGAGACAcatctatattttttacttgtatatcaattataaaaatgatagtttGAAAAGACGACAAACCAAACATTTAATGAAATGGATATCGGTCGAGTTCATGTATCTAAGGTATGTTCAACAGTGCAATGATTTGCCATCTTTATTGCTGTTTTCTACTAATCAGCTATctaacggggggggggggggggtttgaaATAGATATTCTAGCCAAGTTATAGTCCGATACTACTCTGACTTCCAACGGCTATTTGTCAGACAAGCTACAGTCAGGGTACTCTCGGACTAGACCAGTTACAACAGGGTAAAGACACTGCCCATTGATCCAAACTAATAGTATGTCTAACAAGATGAAGGACAAAACAGGAAATAGCTGTGGTCATAAAGCCAACGATACAGAATAAAAAGACACCCTTACCCAGAAAATCAATTGTCCGGTTTCCCTTTgttgagaaaaataatgaaaacaacacggattttaaacaaaaaaattattcttaaatgttattaaaaaagaagtttgattttttttgattcCAAATGAGTTTATTccgagatttttttttatccaaacgAAGGAATGCCTtacagaaaattaaacaaatctaCTTAGTCTTAAAATTGTTTTGACTTACCAACACCCAGGTGAATAAGCATTGCCCAGGGAGaccagcattttttttaaagggggcATAATtccttaaaataaagaaatactagTCTATCGGCGGCGTTGCGAGACGAAATAATGTTTAAACTATTTTCGACTAGCAGATTATATACAGCCATGGTCTACAACTTCGTTCTTTGCTTTGTCTTTCACCTTTTGGAAATTTAGCGCCACTCGGGAGTcctttgtagacaaaacgcgcggcTTGAGTACAAATTCTAGTGACTACTTGTgggtatctatgattagtttatgctatattttccattaacaatattatatgGACTTACTTACTTGTGCTCTCTTCCCTTAAATCGTTCACTATGATACCATGCTCTATGCTTATTTTAAAATGGCTTGGCATAAATTTGTCACCATCTGTATACTACAGAAGGCTTAAACGAgatgtttagtatttttttcataaaatatcttgtaccaagtcagggaaaTGCCCATTGTTATgtcatagttcgtttctgttacatttcaatgttgtgtttctgttatgTCGTAATTcatctcttatatttgatgttcctctcagttttattttgtaaccggatttggttttttttctcaatcgatttatgaatttcgaacagcggtaaactgctgttgcctttatttagtatTTACAAATATCAGTGAATAACTATCTATGTAAGGGTTGTGGTATGGTACATACAACATCTCGAAAGAATTGTAACGGCTGACAGTTTctagaataaaattttattctggttttacaaaatttaaaactgtcCTGTCCTGGATTTTAAGAAAGTATCGTCTCGCAGTAAGTACCAAAATATACTAGTTATCTGTTAGTGAACAAAAATTGAGACGTCCCCCTCATGTTATAATGGTAGGGACATAAAATTTCCTCAACAACAAAAGCGCTGTGCCGTTTGGATTTTGCTGTACTTGTATAACTGATTTTGTGTCAAGGATTGATACCCCATATTCtttgattttctattaaataaacttttctggtgcaatacaatgcaaaatattttagtAAGAAAATCACTTTCTTTAAGTTTATTCACATCACAACAGAAAAATAGAATACAAACAGGACAATTAAGTATCATTCCTAATATATTATAACAAACACTTACAAGTAGTACACGTTCGAATCCTATttctaaaatatacatgtagtatgatCTGGAAATCATCGTAATTGTGTTTATTCTTATCTTCATTTGAATAACATTGTATCTTGCTCAATATACTCAACATATTCCTCTATAATTATAGAAAAGTCTATAACGAAAAATTAgatgtaaaatattcaattggTGTCGAGTAAATATACAATTGCagtatttgattttcttttagtCATTTACTAccaattttgtgttaaaattaatatattgattGAATACGATCGCAGATATGTTCGAAATGTGTTTCGAGACGGACTCAAGGAGACTtgaatattttttgattttgtatcaattaatatttttataatttgaaaaagtagACTTTTGAAATTGTTGTAAGCATGAAAAATCTATTAAAATCTCTAGAGGTTGCTGCATGCATTTCTGTAACAATTGTATTAGACAATGCAACTTACAATAGGAACTCCTTTTTATAGCTTAACTGTACGTCTTATAATTATGAAGTCTTTTAAAGATTCGAAAAAGAAAATCcttcataggcggatccagggggggcctgggggaaaaaatttggttgattatatagggaatcattgaagcatgactggagcgggccccctcttatgtCGGTcagagcccccccccccccccccccttaaggataagttctggatccgccactgattcTACGAACGAAAGCTCATCttctgcaatttttttaaaggtcaaaatatagggctgttttgtatttttcaacatttaaaagcCTCGACCTTTAAAGAGTTTAAAATTATACAGAAATTCTGTATAGTACCCCTACCTTCACTCCTCCTGAGCACTGAATTAATGCGGTAACTATTTATGGAACCAgtacgtaaacaaaacaaaatatcatgcTATTTATAACGTTAGGTGTTTTCATTGTTGATCTGCGGTCTATTAAACAACAggtaatttttacaaataatctGTAAATCAGTGTAAAATTGacttaaattttcaacaaattaaatgaaagggcgtattttgaaaattatttcgTTATActagaaaataaaggaaaagcAGTATGTTGcacttaaaatataatttttgctATTTGAgggagagagaaaaaaaatcataaaataaaaggaTAATTTCGAAGGCTTCTTTCGATCTCAATGAGTATAtgttttgatattcatttgatattaaaaacaaGTCATAAATCTTAACTAACTGTTAAATCCTTTTAgttatttagaagaaaaaaaaatcattgtataGAAAATATTAGGCAATTGTTTAATGTCTTAATTTGGACATCCGATATCATTCCATGGCTGCTGTTTATGTTTTAGTATTGAGCAATTGAAAAATGTGAAGCAAAAGGGATTACATAGAAATTTCGAAATGATTCGTAGGGATGGAAACTAGTACTCGAGTATTCTGTATAGTATCTCTACCTTCACTTTAAGTCTCCTCAGCATTGAAAAGTATTCAAATGAAGAACTTTTGAAAAACACTTTTTCTTACTGCAATAGTTACTTAtcagaaaggagtaggtccggtaagggccgattttggcctcaaatttcaagttcatctaacgaaagtttttggacaatttttaaacacttaagtgtctatttcaattgattcgattagtttatgtgaaagattttaactgatttagtcattaaaaacgctctgattcaagcttaagcttttcagatggtttttgtcaaaaatggcCGCATCCGttttcatcctcaacctttataaaTGGTTTgtattattatcaaatacaactttcatttcaatatcatgaatgaacacgaatgcggccactttcattttagacggaAACCCTCTAAATATTAACCAAAATTTAGAAGATTActgtaatttagcatgacttaatgatgctagaacGCGTTATATGtgtattgtattgtcaaaacagctcatatttatgtagaagaagcattttactttccaaaatatagcttaaagattacattttcacaattttctaaaattgctttattttggggccaaaaaggggtcttactgaacctactccttttctTTTACAGTGCATTTTAATCCCCAACccctgtttcaattttttttttaatttgggaaCAGAACTTTAATTAATGTCAGCTTACTCTGTGTGTATGTTTTCTGATATGAAATGCCTAAACTGGCCACCCCCAGTCCAGTCCAGATGAATGACCGGTGCCAAAGAACAGTCCATTATGTTTTTTAAAGGGAGTGTTATTCCATAAGCGGAAAATGGACTATTTGATACTATAATTTGTATCCTGTTGGAATGTTGGCTCCTCAATGGTTTTTCTTTATGTTCCAGCGTCACTGGTGGATTCTTTTGTAAACGGAACACGCGTCTGtcataccagagacatataatacaaattctaatacaatttggatgtaacaatttttttcattttcgttCATTAAAGGGCGTGTACTCCCTTGTGCCCCCACCCCCTTGGAACTTTCACTATGATGTCatgttataatataatttaacatGGCCAGgctttatatttgtaaaaaaaggtgGTCGTGTTTACACTGCAAAATATACTCCCGAATACAAACAAACCACTCCAACTGAAAAAGCTGAAGGGCTGAAAGGAATTAGAATAAAATGTACGCTTATTTGACAATATTCAGAACTGTCCTGTCCTggattatgaaaaaaaaaatgttttgtcccACAGAATGTACTAAAATATGCTCTGAGTGAAAAATGTTGGGACGTCCCCTCATAATTGTAAGGAATTGTTAGATTGACATGGATTTCTAGAAACTTTTCGCCGAAATCGTCAATTTTATTCTAACTAATTCGAAGCAGGTTTAAATgcgtaaaaaatcatttatcttGTCTCATGTTTTAACTGTTCAATGTACACATTGTAATTACTATCACTAGCAGAACGTAGCACTATACAAAATATCATACAAtcttattgttaatataaaagtCATGCTTAGAAAAGCAGAATCAGGAACTAGGAAAAACAATATTCTCACATATAGGCATATACATACATCTGAGAAAATTGGTGGAATCAACACCCTGTGTCCATGCACCATCCGTTCGTAGCTTCAGAGAACAGCTAACATCAgctacaatttttattttattaatagttCAAAGGACatcattctttcttttttttaagtttactggtatttttttttttaaacttgtcaCAACAGTTTGTGTATATTTGATAAACAATGGGTAAGAATTGTACACAATGAGAACACTTTCACtacaatataattaatattttttaaaggggCAATACCCTTTTCAATATAGTTGATAGACACTGATTTTCAACTTGTTCAAGACTGTGTTTATAAACCTCTGATACATAGTGTATTAGTTTCATAAAACTGTGGAAAGAGTTGTAAATATGAGAGTgcttataatataattttccaTGAAAAATGTATTCCCTAAGGCATAACTCTTTCATTGAAAGCTATCTGAAACTGATTTTCGGTCATGTCAAAGGTATTTctgatataaactttttttgttgACATTGGATACCATCTGACATAACGAATTTCATGCTAATTTGATTGAAATATAGACAgtcaatttacaatttaatatttttcacattttctcATACTGTTCCTTCAATCGATATATATCTGTATACAtaagtttatttgttttgttcattgtcaAAGACGGAAaggagggtggtaaagggttattttcgtgcaatgTGATCGCTGTTTTTTATTTGACGTTCAAGgtaatttcacttttttatttgatgttcaGTCGTGTAAGACAGGTGCCTCGTTCAACATGTtctgcttattttattttacgtGCATCTTGATTGTCAAATGCTTATTTTGCGTGCTcggtatttttcaaaaaaattcaaacacttTGCCAGAATCGTcaagaaatacttttttaaaagccgTAAACCATCTATATCATAAATGTGTATACTAAATCGGGAATATCAAGTAAAACAGAGAGTTTATATATACAAGAAGACAGTGACTCAGTCACAAATGGTTTTCATCaaagtctttattttttgtgcAACGTTCATGACAGAAAttatttcacgttcaacgtgAAATTATGTCTTATTTTACGTTTTTCTGTGCAAGCAAcccccctttaccaccctcggaaaggtatatttcatttttagttgATAATTCCCCAATGTCAATAatgaatttctttaattatGTTAAAATCAGGACATGATCTAACCAACATTCTTTACAAGgaacatagaaaacttattGCTTGAAGAATCTGAGAAACGTCTGTTTATTCGTGTGTCTGTCCATCAAAACTTGTTAATGCTCGCACATGTACAATTCCTTtccacattttttataaaacttgtatTATTGGTTACAGACTTACTTTGGCGATGAACTTAAGGAATCTAACCATCCGTCTacacataatttatattttagttagaCAAGCTCATTTTTCGGTTTTCATTTATCATCTTTGTTTCAAAAAACAAGctttacatttattaaaaaaaggattGTAACTTTCTTCTTTAAAATTATCTTCTTCTCTTTGAAGGAAAGCAAAAGAAAATGTGCACATGAAATGGCTATGGAGCTTTCAACCATAATGACAGAAGACGAGAGACCAGATACTGAAGTGGATGATACAAGACAACGGATGGACAATGATTACAAGCTAAAACAGTGTTCATACGAAAATACGTTGAAAGATATTGATGCTGTACAACTTATACTATATCAAAAAGATAAGCAGCTGCAATTTATACGGGAAGAAAACTGCTTAATCCGAAATCTTTTCAATCAGCAGATAGCATCACTTCTAGAAGAAATCAAAGAAAAAGAGAACATTATCCAACAACTTCAAAAATTTGATAAGTTCCAAGaggtgaaaaaagaaaatactctAGACAGGTTGACTGTAAAGCTAGAAACAGTCATTGGTGAAATTAGTGGCATGTGTTCTGCAATAAATGAACTGTTGGTTGAAGCCAGGAGGAAAAGCAGTCAATCAGATACCAAAAATATAACACTCAACATTAAACAGTAGGGAATTTTGCAGATTTCTACAGAAGAATAGACTAAAAAGAGTTTTTTTCACAGTTTATTTTCCTAAGACATATAATACTGCTATTGTATATGCAGAATGATACTAGATTTTATATACAAACTAACCACATtactgaaacattttttttaaattaatttgttattttgatcATGATGATAGTAAAATTTccaatgttgaaattaaaataccaATAAGTTTAACATTTAAGGCATGCAAAACATACAGTCGAAGAAACGGTGAAGGGCCAAACAATCTCCGTGGATAttagatgtgccaatgctaatacataTGCTTACCTGATATCATTGAACTACCACTAATGGTACCTATAacctgacctaatcacaaactaatacatgtaaactaagcaaaagtcaatagaccatgtcTGAGGGGGCCAGGACAAATAATCTCAATGAAAATGGTACATACCAAGTTAATATAACTgcataacaaatattattgaaatactGCTTTTGGTTCCTATTAACTGAACTCATCaaaaaactaatacatgtaaattatgtaaaagtttcaaagtcaatagaccatgactgagggacAGGGCCATATAAGCTCTATTAAAATGTGATGTGCCAATGCTAAAACAACTGCATACTTAATATCATTGACCAAATACTAGACTAACTACAAATACATTGTTGACATTGCTTGCCACCTCCGGAAACAGTATATCTATATCTCGCTATATAACTCTGTCAAGGAGAGACAAAAATCAGTTGAATCAAATGGATGTCCCTAATAAAGATGATTGTAATATCCtgtatattcaataaatatactgagccaaaaaagtttagcaacaccttttttcattttttgttgttgatgtttatgcaatattttttttaaatatcaatgatataatCCTTAGTTTCACCTGTAATTTTTAACagtcttatttttttctgaaaagatataggaagatgtggtgtgagtgccaatgagacaactctccatccaatgtTTGATTTCACGCCATTTTAGCCTTTCACGTGTAATTGATGTTTTACCTTCTGTAcctgtacttttaaaacaaaattaaaaaaaaaaatcactaaagTTCAGAAACACACCATTGTtcagaaaaacacaaaaaagtttgaaaaatgcATGGGGCGTCAACCTGGCCTCCCTAAAAATGACTGTTAGAAGGCTATTTGAATGGTTGATGCCAGAATGAGTGTTTCTGAAGGCATGGCTTGATTAAATGTGCATAATTCAACAGTTTAGACACTAACAaacagatatcgacaaattgcAACTGCACAGGATAGGTCGATAATTCGTAGACCAAGAAAAACTATCATCAAGGGAGGAGCGCTACTTTCGCTTTACATCAACACGTGACAAGTTTTTTTCCGGCCACAAATGTATTGCATTGACTTAGGGAAGCTGCTGGTGTGCCTGCCAGTCTTTCATTGATGCACTTAGGGTATGGCCgagaaattgattttgaataacACAATACTCATTTTTGCATTTTGACCATTCCGCGCTCCATACAAAGAAAATCCTAATGGATGTGAGTGATAAACATTCATGTTGCTTCAGACATGTCataatgtcattttttattattataatcatatgttgttacaattttgaaataaaaaaaaaaatcatattttcttGCTAAACTTTTTTGACTCGGTATATATTTTTCCTAgattttttggaaatattttgaaaaataccaATGCTTTACAACTAAAACTATATCAAAAAGATAAGCATCTGCAATTTATACTAAAAGAAAACTACTTAATCCGTAACCTTTTAAAGAAGCAGATAGAAGAAATCAGAGAGAAAGATAGCCTGATTCAAAAACTTCAAAacgtgaaaaaagaaaataatctaGATGGGTTGACTGTAAAGCTAGATACAGTCATGGGTGAAATTAGTGGCATGTGTTCCGCAATAAATGAACTGTCGGTTGAAGCCAGGAGAAAAAGCAGTCTatcagatacaaaaaaaataacactcaATACTAGGCAGAAGGGAATTTTGCAGATTTCTACAGAAGAATAGactaaaacaaagttttttCACAGTTTATTTTCCTCagacatataatacaacatACTGCTATTGGATATGCAGAATGATACTAAATTTCATATACAAACTAACCACATTAAatgcagaggcggatttagggggggggggggggggggcaggggcCCAGACCCCCCCCTttatatgagaaaaaaatttggttgcttataaagggaatcactgaagtgtgaTGGGAGCGGGCCCCTCTTACGGCAGTTAGtgggccccacttatgaaaatttctggatccgcaaCTTGAAATAAGTTTAACATGTTAGGCATGCAAAATATTCAGTtgaatgaaccatgactgaaggtGAAGGGCCAAACAATCTCCATGAATAtcagatgtgccaatgctaatacataTGCTTGCCTAaaatcattgacctaccactaatGGTACctataaactgacctaatcacaaactaatgcatgtaaactaagcaaaagtcaatagaccatgtcTGAGGGGCCAGGACAAATAATCTCAATGAAAATGGTACATACCAAGTTAATATAACTgcataacaaatattattgacaTACTGCTATTGGTTCCCTTAAACTGATCTCATAaaaaaactaatacatgtaaattatgtaaaagtttcaaagtcaatagaccatgactgagtgACAGGGCCATATAAGCtctattaaaatgaaatgtgaGAATGCTAAAACAACTGCATACTAAATATCATTGACCAAATACAAGACAAACTACAAGTACATTGTTGACATTGCTTGCCACCTTCGGAAGTTGAATCAAATGGATGTCCCTAATAGGTAATACATATAAAGATGATTGTAATATCCTgtaaattcaataaatatttttttccttgattttatttacctttaaaaTTCAAGATGCACTGATTTATGATGTTTAAGGATGAATTTATCATAGAAGAAATAACTAGAACATAAATTCAACCCTTGTTTTTCCAAGAAAGATGCGACACAATTTCACTGTGGCAGCTAAAAACTATAacaaatcaaagtgcttgtgGGCACTGAAGGATAAAGTTTGCATTGAATTGTAGTTTGATaggcaaataaaaaattaattgaGTTGGGGTTATCTCCCATTCTTCATGattgtacattttttataacagattcaaccagatgctccgcagggcgtagctttatatgaccgcagatgttgaaccctgaacggttggggcaagtatggacacaacattcaagctggattcagctctaaatttggattgtgattaaatagttgacaaagcataggtttctgacacagaatgaatgtgttctaatgaacttaaaatttttgttttctcttagagcaattcactatgctgttgaatattaatcctctcaaaaaaatgtttgaagaaattttctttttatttttgaaatttcaaatgagaaaaattgaacccaatttttttaatcacatccccctttcccttattccaacaCTAATCGCAATTAAAATTTCTagtggagtttgcaacaataactactcatttaaatacatcataaaatattaagatgtaaaaaaactgcttgttatcactgaatggtaaagattattttaatttatcagttggtag comes from the Mytilus trossulus isolate FHL-02 chromosome 3, PNRI_Mtr1.1.1.hap1, whole genome shotgun sequence genome and includes:
- the LOC134710217 gene encoding uncharacterized protein LOC134710217, with the protein product MDIGRVHVSKESKRKCAHEMAMELSTIMTEDERPDTEVDDTRQRMDNDYKLKQCSYENTLKDIDAVQLILYQKDKQLQFIREENCLIRNLFNQQIASLLEEIKEKENIIQQLQKFDKFQEVKKENTLDRLTVKLETVIGEISGMCSAINELLVEARRKSSQSDTKNITLNIKQ